The following proteins are co-located in the Paenibacillus sp. FSL H8-0079 genome:
- a CDS encoding ABC transporter ATP-binding protein, producing MLRRFFAYYRPYKKLFILDFSCAILVALLELAFPLAVNRVVDDLLPGGRWDWILWACLALLGIYLLNSFLNFVVTYWGHKLGINIETDMRKSLFNHVQKLSFRFFDNTKTGHLVSRMTNDLMDIGEIAHHGPEDVFIAVMTLIGAFSIMMSINGNLAVLTFIIVPLIIYLSLYFGSKMSKAFSRMFGDIADFNARVENNITGIRVVQAFANEEHEKAQFAVNNGRFRQTKLIAYKIMAWNSSVSYMLMKLVSLFVLVCGTWFVIQGSMTYGQFIAFIMLSNVFLTPIQKINSVIETYPKGIAGFKRYTELLDMEPDVEDRPGAVTVSHLRGDIRYEQVTFGYSDQEPVLKGIDLNVRAGETVALVGPSGAGKTTLCSLLPRFYDVLEGRITIDGQEIQDMTLDSLRSHIGIVQQDVFLFDGSIRENIAYGKLDASEEEIWMAARRAQMEPLIQSMPEGLDTLIGERGVKLSGGQKQRLSIARMFLKNPPILILDEATSALDTETEAAIQQSLAELSEGRTTLVIAHRLATIKNADRIVVVAEQGITEQGRHEELLAAGGVYSRLHYAQFGS from the coding sequence ATGCTTCGCCGTTTCTTTGCCTATTACAGGCCTTACAAAAAGCTCTTTATTCTTGACTTCAGTTGTGCGATTCTAGTCGCTCTGCTGGAGCTGGCTTTTCCACTGGCGGTCAACCGGGTAGTCGATGATCTGCTGCCAGGCGGCCGCTGGGACTGGATTCTATGGGCCTGTCTGGCATTGCTGGGCATCTACTTATTGAATTCATTTCTGAACTTTGTGGTTACCTATTGGGGACACAAGCTGGGCATTAACATTGAGACGGATATGCGTAAAAGTCTGTTTAATCATGTGCAGAAGCTATCGTTCCGTTTCTTCGATAATACAAAAACAGGACACCTCGTGTCCCGCATGACTAACGATCTAATGGATATCGGTGAGATTGCCCATCATGGTCCAGAGGATGTATTTATCGCGGTGATGACACTGATTGGTGCATTCAGCATCATGATGAGCATTAATGGAAATCTGGCGGTGTTAACCTTTATCATCGTTCCGTTGATTATTTATCTGTCACTCTACTTTGGTAGCAAAATGTCCAAGGCATTCAGCCGAATGTTCGGTGATATTGCCGACTTCAACGCTCGTGTTGAGAACAATATTACAGGTATTCGTGTTGTTCAGGCTTTTGCTAATGAAGAGCATGAAAAAGCACAATTCGCTGTGAACAACGGTCGTTTCCGTCAGACCAAACTGATCGCATATAAAATCATGGCCTGGAACTCCTCTGTCAGTTATATGCTGATGAAGCTGGTATCCCTCTTTGTCCTGGTATGCGGAACATGGTTTGTTATTCAAGGCAGTATGACCTACGGTCAGTTCATTGCATTTATTATGTTGTCCAATGTGTTCCTGACACCGATCCAGAAGATTAACTCGGTGATCGAGACGTATCCCAAGGGGATTGCGGGCTTCAAACGTTATACGGAACTGCTCGATATGGAACCGGATGTGGAAGATCGTCCAGGGGCCGTTACGGTATCCCATTTGCGTGGAGATATTCGTTATGAGCAAGTAACCTTTGGTTATTCCGATCAGGAACCTGTGCTCAAAGGTATTGATCTAAACGTACGTGCAGGTGAAACTGTAGCGCTTGTCGGTCCATCGGGGGCAGGTAAAACAACGCTATGCAGTCTGCTGCCACGGTTCTATGATGTGCTGGAAGGTCGCATCACGATTGATGGTCAGGAGATACAGGATATGACACTGGATTCCTTGCGTAGTCATATCGGAATTGTACAACAGGACGTGTTCCTCTTCGATGGATCCATTCGCGAGAATATTGCCTATGGCAAGCTGGATGCGTCCGAAGAAGAAATCTGGATGGCTGCTAGACGTGCACAGATGGAACCTTTGATTCAATCGATGCCGGAAGGATTGGATACGTTAATTGGTGAACGCGGCGTGAAGCTGTCCGGTGGACAGAAACAGCGTTTGTCTATTGCCCGTATGTTCCTGAAAAATCCACCAATTCTGATCCTGGACGAAGCCACATCAGCGCTGGATACAGAAACGGAAGCAGCGATTCAGCAATCGCTTGCTGAGCTGTCCGAGGGTCGGACCACACTGGTCATTGCTCACCGATTGGCTACGATCAAAAATGCAGATCGCATTGTTGTCGTTGCTGAACAAGGCATAACGGAGCAGGGGCGTCATGAAGAATTACTCGCGGCAGGTGGGGTGTACAGTCGCCTTCACTATGCGCAGTTTGGCTCGTAA
- a CDS encoding iron ABC transporter permease, protein MESSTIVGAERKKRAKSAIVLIVLALLIITAFVVSMNTGFTKLSPLEVMRTLFGGGTAKQELILFEFRLPRIVISVMVGAGLALSGCILQGVSRNALADPGILGINAGAGLVVMLFVSFFPTTTAAPVFLLPILALIGSGFAAFLIYVLSYKKGEGIMPTRMLLTGIGVAAGISSVMIVLTLRLSPEKYQFVATWMAGSIWGSNWKFVTALLPFLIVLVPIVLYKARVLNVLNLGDQTASGLGAPVERERLILLAAAVGLAGSCVSVSGGIGFVGLIGPHLARRLVGPKHQFLLPASALVGSLLVLVADTLGRVILQPSEIPAGILVAIIGAPYFLYLLSKTK, encoded by the coding sequence ATGGAATCCTCAACAATAGTTGGAGCAGAGCGCAAAAAGAGAGCCAAGAGCGCGATTGTCCTCATTGTGCTTGCCCTATTAATTATTACGGCTTTTGTGGTGAGCATGAACACAGGTTTTACCAAGCTTTCGCCGCTTGAGGTGATGCGTACCTTGTTTGGCGGAGGTACGGCGAAACAGGAATTGATCCTGTTTGAATTCCGTCTGCCGCGTATCGTTATTTCGGTAATGGTCGGTGCAGGACTTGCGTTATCTGGTTGTATTTTGCAGGGGGTATCTCGCAATGCGCTGGCAGATCCGGGTATCCTCGGGATTAATGCAGGTGCTGGACTTGTCGTTATGTTATTTGTTTCCTTTTTCCCGACAACCACAGCGGCTCCGGTATTTCTGTTGCCAATTCTGGCCCTGATCGGTTCCGGTTTTGCTGCATTTCTGATCTATGTGCTCTCTTACAAAAAAGGAGAGGGCATTATGCCCACTCGGATGTTACTTACGGGTATCGGGGTAGCAGCAGGAATCAGCTCGGTCATGATCGTGCTTACCTTGCGGCTTAGTCCGGAAAAGTATCAGTTTGTAGCTACCTGGATGGCAGGCAGCATCTGGGGCTCGAACTGGAAATTTGTAACGGCATTGCTGCCGTTTCTAATCGTGCTTGTACCGATTGTTCTGTATAAGGCACGAGTATTGAACGTACTTAATCTGGGTGACCAGACTGCGAGTGGACTCGGGGCTCCGGTTGAGCGTGAGCGTCTGATTCTGCTTGCGGCTGCCGTAGGGCTTGCAGGCTCATGTGTATCTGTGAGCGGGGGAATTGGTTTTGTCGGTCTGATCGGACCGCATTTGGCGCGTCGTCTGGTGGGTCCAAAACATCAGTTCCTTTTACCCGCATCTGCACTGGTTGGCTCATTGCTCGTGCTCGTTGCAGATACGCTGGGCCGTGTCATTCTACAGCCTTCAGAGATACCTGCGGGTATACTGGTTGCCATTATTGGTGCGCCATACTTCCTGTACCTCTTAAGCAAGACGAAATAG
- a CDS encoding iron ABC transporter permease yields MSSKASPANHNPESPTAKIHTRPWAATLILTGGVLLLALGMALSISFGAADIKLGVVWKAIFDFNPELTPHQIIWEIRLPRILGGAMVGACFAVAGAIMQGMTRNPLADSGLLGLNAGAGFALAICFAFFPGLPFMYIIMYSFIGAGLGVLLVYGFGAASKSGLTPLRLVLAGAAVSAMLSALSEGIALYFRIGQDLAFWTAGGVAGTKWSQLEVMFPWVLAALIAGLLISRSITLLSLGEDIAVGLGQRTGLIKLVGLIVVLILAGTAVSVVGAVGFVGLIIPHLTRKMVGVDYRWIIPCSAVMGSLLLVFADLAARMINPPYETPIGALVALIGVPFFLYLARKERRTL; encoded by the coding sequence ATGAGTTCAAAAGCTTCACCAGCAAATCATAATCCGGAATCACCCACAGCGAAGATACACACTCGTCCGTGGGCAGCCACACTTATTCTTACAGGGGGAGTTTTACTACTCGCTCTGGGCATGGCATTGTCCATTTCTTTTGGCGCTGCTGATATTAAGCTTGGTGTTGTCTGGAAAGCCATCTTTGATTTCAATCCTGAGCTAACTCCGCATCAGATCATATGGGAGATTCGATTGCCGCGTATTCTTGGCGGGGCGATGGTAGGTGCATGCTTCGCTGTAGCTGGTGCGATCATGCAAGGCATGACCCGTAACCCGCTGGCCGATTCTGGTCTGCTTGGGCTGAATGCGGGCGCTGGATTTGCGCTTGCGATCTGTTTTGCCTTTTTCCCAGGCTTGCCGTTTATGTACATCATTATGTATTCATTCATTGGAGCAGGGCTTGGTGTTCTGTTGGTGTACGGTTTTGGTGCAGCTTCCAAATCGGGTCTTACACCTCTACGCCTTGTGCTTGCAGGTGCAGCTGTATCAGCGATGCTATCAGCACTCAGTGAAGGGATTGCATTGTATTTCAGAATTGGACAAGATCTGGCTTTCTGGACAGCCGGCGGTGTAGCCGGAACGAAGTGGTCTCAACTGGAGGTCATGTTCCCATGGGTACTCGCTGCACTGATTGCAGGTCTTCTCATCTCCCGTTCCATTACTCTGCTTAGCCTCGGAGAAGATATTGCCGTTGGCTTGGGCCAACGTACGGGGCTGATCAAGCTCGTGGGTCTGATTGTTGTACTGATCCTCGCGGGTACGGCTGTGTCCGTTGTGGGTGCGGTTGGTTTTGTTGGACTTATTATTCCCCATCTTACTCGAAAGATGGTTGGGGTAGATTATCGTTGGATTATTCCATGTTCCGCAGTAATGGGCAGTCTGTTACTTGTATTTGCGGATCTGGCTGCACGTATGATTAACCCGCCGTACGAGACGCCAATTGGCGCATTGGTTGCCCTCATCGGGGTACCATTCTTCCTGTATCTGGCGCGTAAAGAAAGGAGGACTCTGTAA
- a CDS encoding glycerophosphodiester phosphodiesterase gives MRNFEIIAHRGASAVCPENTMIAFERSLELGATGMETDVQMTSDGRLVLIHDETLSRTAGVEGWVKDITYDQLRTYDAGSWFHNDFAGERIPSLEELFRLVQGKGTLLNLELKNGIVSYKGMEEKIIQAIRDWKLEQQVVLSSFNHASLVRCKRLAPDIRTALLYMEKLYRPYDYAVKVEASGLHPYKLAVTYEDVAAALSHGVVTYPFTVNDPAEMQAMIDMGVQGIITDVPDVLASLIRVPAR, from the coding sequence ATGAGGAACTTTGAAATTATTGCCCATCGCGGTGCATCTGCCGTATGCCCGGAGAATACGATGATTGCTTTTGAACGTAGCCTGGAGCTTGGAGCGACAGGCATGGAAACCGATGTGCAGATGACGAGTGATGGCCGATTGGTGCTGATTCATGATGAGACGTTAAGCCGTACTGCGGGTGTAGAGGGCTGGGTTAAAGATATAACTTACGATCAATTACGCACATACGATGCTGGGTCCTGGTTTCACAACGATTTTGCCGGGGAACGCATTCCTTCTCTGGAGGAGTTATTCAGGCTGGTACAGGGGAAAGGAACCTTGCTTAATCTGGAGTTAAAAAATGGTATTGTGAGTTACAAGGGAATGGAAGAGAAGATTATACAGGCGATCCGGGACTGGAAACTGGAGCAACAGGTCGTTCTGTCTAGCTTCAATCATGCTTCGCTGGTAAGGTGTAAGCGTCTTGCCCCGGATATTCGTACAGCACTTCTATATATGGAAAAGTTGTATCGTCCCTATGACTATGCCGTCAAAGTTGAAGCTTCCGGCCTTCATCCCTACAAGCTGGCTGTTACCTATGAAGATGTTGCCGCAGCATTGTCACATGGCGTTGTTACCTATCCATTTACGGTGAATGATCCTGCCGAGATGCAAGCCATGATTGACATGGGTGTGCAAGGCATTATTACCGATGTTCCTGATGTCCTGGCATCCTTAATTAGGGTACCTGCCCGTTAA
- a CDS encoding TIGR00730 family Rossman fold protein — protein MKRICVFAGSNPGNHPDYTEKAVQLGKQIADRGYALVYGGSCMGLMGAVADAALKQGGEVIGVMPTGLFRGEVVHGGLTQLIEVGTMHERKATMAELSDGFIALPGGMGTFEELFEVLCWAQIGIHRKPVGLLNVNGYYGPLMKMVEHSVQEGFSNTSHLSLWSLESDPAELLNQMSSYIPAELTQKWSQLNGQ, from the coding sequence TTGAAACGTATATGTGTTTTTGCAGGCTCGAACCCGGGGAATCACCCCGATTATACAGAGAAGGCTGTTCAACTGGGCAAACAGATTGCTGATCGCGGATATGCACTGGTTTATGGTGGTTCTTGCATGGGCTTAATGGGCGCAGTTGCCGATGCGGCTCTGAAGCAAGGTGGAGAAGTGATTGGTGTCATGCCTACCGGATTGTTCCGGGGTGAGGTTGTCCATGGAGGGCTTACACAGCTGATTGAAGTGGGAACCATGCATGAACGGAAGGCTACGATGGCGGAATTATCCGATGGATTCATTGCACTTCCTGGAGGCATGGGTACATTTGAAGAACTATTTGAGGTACTGTGCTGGGCACAGATTGGCATTCATCGCAAGCCTGTCGGCTTATTGAACGTCAACGGATATTATGGCCCGCTGATGAAGATGGTAGAGCATAGCGTACAGGAAGGGTTCTCCAACACATCACATCTTAGTCTGTGGAGTCTGGAATCCGATCCAGCTGAACTACTCAACCAGATGTCATCCTATATTCCGGCAGAGTTGACCCAGAAGTGGTCACAGCTGAACGGACAATGA
- the ung gene encoding uracil-DNA glycosylase, whose protein sequence is MFGNDWDKVLQEETEAEYFNKIRYTLAAEYKTQTVFPPKEDLFSALKLTPYHQVKAVIIGQDPYHGAGQAHGLSFSVRPGVRVPPSLKNIYKELQADLDLPIPNHGSLVHWAQQGVLLLNAVLTVREGQPNSHQALGWQTFTDAVIRALNERPEPMVYMLWGSHAQKKGAFINRDKHLVLESTHPSPLAAHRGFLGSRPFSKANDFLTSKGIEPIDWKIPEN, encoded by the coding sequence ATGTTTGGAAACGATTGGGACAAGGTGCTTCAGGAAGAGACGGAAGCCGAATATTTCAACAAGATTCGTTACACCCTCGCCGCCGAGTATAAAACGCAGACGGTCTTTCCGCCCAAAGAAGACCTGTTCTCCGCACTGAAGTTGACTCCGTATCATCAGGTTAAGGCTGTTATTATTGGTCAGGACCCTTATCACGGAGCGGGTCAGGCTCACGGATTGAGCTTTTCGGTTAGACCGGGAGTTCGCGTACCACCTTCTCTGAAAAATATATATAAGGAACTTCAGGCCGATCTGGACCTGCCGATTCCGAATCATGGATCTTTGGTCCATTGGGCACAGCAGGGAGTCCTGCTATTAAATGCTGTTCTGACGGTCCGTGAAGGTCAGCCGAATTCGCATCAGGCACTGGGCTGGCAGACGTTTACGGATGCTGTTATTCGTGCGCTGAATGAACGCCCAGAGCCGATGGTATATATGCTGTGGGGTAGTCATGCCCAGAAAAAAGGTGCATTTATCAACAGGGACAAGCATCTGGTACTGGAGTCTACACATCCGAGTCCGCTGGCTGCGCATCGTGGATTCCTCGGCAGTCGTCCCTTTTCCAAAGCCAATGACTTCTTGACCTCCAAAGGTATTGAACCGATCGATTGGAAGATACCTGAAAACTAG